The Arthrobacter sp. NicSoilC5 genome has a window encoding:
- a CDS encoding sugar ABC transporter permease, translating into MQAETAPRQAQRTPRRKTANIARRRQYVAAYALSMPFMVTFILMVAVPLGYAGYLSLFKKQLIGGISFVGMDNYARALTDPSFLSGVGRMALFLVIQVPVMLGLSLLFALILDSGMLRLQKFIRLGVFLPYAIPSVIATLMWGYLYGKDFGPFAQLAKSLGLPAPDFLAGGNVLFSIMNIVTWGFVGYNMIVMYAALRSIPAELYEAARVDGASEWRVAWSIKIPAIKGALLLTTIFSVIGSFQLFNEPNLLRVIAPAAIGQDYTPNMYAFQLSFVNQDANYAAAIAFLLGIVIMAVSYGVQLTANRREKAL; encoded by the coding sequence TTGCAAGCTGAAACCGCTCCCCGGCAAGCACAGCGGACCCCGCGCAGGAAGACGGCGAACATCGCGCGGCGGCGCCAGTACGTGGCAGCCTATGCGCTGTCCATGCCCTTCATGGTCACCTTCATTCTGATGGTCGCGGTACCTCTCGGCTATGCAGGCTATCTCTCCCTCTTCAAGAAGCAACTCATCGGAGGCATCTCGTTTGTCGGCATGGACAACTACGCCCGCGCCCTGACTGACCCGTCCTTCCTGAGTGGAGTCGGCCGTATGGCGCTGTTCCTTGTAATCCAGGTTCCGGTCATGCTTGGCCTGTCACTGCTCTTCGCCCTCATCCTGGACAGCGGGATGCTGCGCCTGCAAAAGTTCATTCGTCTCGGGGTGTTCCTGCCGTACGCGATTCCCAGCGTGATCGCCACACTGATGTGGGGTTACCTTTACGGGAAAGACTTCGGCCCCTTCGCGCAACTGGCCAAGTCGCTTGGGCTTCCGGCGCCGGACTTCCTCGCCGGGGGTAACGTCCTTTTCTCGATCATGAACATCGTGACGTGGGGATTCGTCGGTTACAACATGATCGTGATGTATGCGGCCCTCAGGTCCATCCCCGCCGAACTGTACGAGGCGGCGCGGGTCGACGGCGCCAGTGAGTGGAGGGTGGCGTGGTCCATCAAGATACCCGCCATCAAAGGTGCCTTGCTGCTGACCACGATCTTCTCCGTCATCGGATCATTCCAGCTCTTCAATGAACCGAACCTCCTGCGGGTGATCGCCCCCGCAGCCATCGGTCAGGATTACACGCCGAACATGTACGCCTTTCAGCTTTCCTTCGTCAATCAGGATGCCAACTATGCAGCGGCCATCGCCTTCCTGCTTGGAATCGTGATTATGGCCGTCAGCTATGGGGTTCAACTGACCGCGAACAGAAGGGAAAAGGCATTATGA
- a CDS encoding extracellular solute-binding protein, with product MKKDTKLTFWTWVPDIQKEVDLFQAKYPAVKVEVVNVGQGGAHYQKLRAAIQAGKGAPDVVQMEFDKLPSFTLTDNLLDLSPYGIGDLKADYPAWVWDGVTPGGKGIYGVPQDTGPMGMLYREDLFTAAGIVIPKTWDDFAAAVSNYRGKNPSSMLVNWAPSSEANMLGLFWQAGGRPFSYDGTKNVKINLAGDAACKKVTAYWNDLFRSGNIGNEPDFADAWYQGLNNGKYAAWLTGAWGPVFLQGTAKSTAGKWRAAPLPQWDPSKPASGNYGGSTDAVLKSSENPIAAAMLARFVNTDDKAALTLANEQFLFPPSTKTLKNPAFADAAASFYGGQKVNKEFTDIASTVQEGFQFLPFNDYAASSYDKTMGKAIGDRGDLNAALSAWQDDLVQYAKGQGFTVAS from the coding sequence ATGAAAAAGGACACGAAGCTGACCTTCTGGACGTGGGTGCCGGACATCCAAAAAGAAGTCGACCTGTTCCAGGCCAAGTACCCTGCCGTCAAAGTCGAGGTAGTGAACGTCGGCCAGGGCGGGGCGCACTACCAGAAGCTGCGGGCAGCGATACAGGCTGGAAAGGGTGCACCGGACGTGGTGCAGATGGAGTTCGACAAACTTCCTTCGTTCACCCTTACAGACAACCTGTTGGACCTGTCCCCGTACGGCATCGGTGACCTGAAGGCCGACTACCCGGCCTGGGTTTGGGACGGCGTGACGCCCGGTGGCAAGGGGATCTACGGCGTTCCGCAGGACACCGGCCCCATGGGGATGCTGTACCGCGAGGACCTGTTCACGGCCGCCGGAATCGTCATCCCCAAGACGTGGGACGACTTCGCGGCCGCAGTTTCGAACTATCGGGGCAAGAACCCATCGAGCATGCTCGTGAACTGGGCACCCAGCTCGGAGGCGAACATGCTGGGCCTCTTCTGGCAGGCCGGGGGCCGGCCCTTCTCATACGACGGAACAAAGAACGTCAAAATCAACCTCGCCGGCGACGCCGCGTGCAAGAAGGTCACCGCCTACTGGAACGATCTCTTCCGTTCCGGGAACATCGGTAACGAACCCGACTTTGCCGACGCCTGGTACCAGGGCCTGAACAACGGAAAGTACGCGGCATGGCTGACAGGTGCGTGGGGCCCGGTGTTCCTGCAGGGAACCGCGAAGAGCACGGCCGGCAAATGGCGCGCCGCACCACTGCCGCAGTGGGACCCCTCGAAGCCCGCCAGCGGCAACTACGGCGGTTCAACCGACGCCGTCCTGAAGTCAAGCGAGAACCCCATTGCCGCTGCCATGCTGGCCCGCTTCGTCAACACGGATGACAAGGCGGCACTGACCCTGGCCAACGAACAGTTCCTGTTCCCGCCGTCGACGAAAACCCTCAAGAACCCCGCCTTCGCCGATGCGGCAGCAAGCTTCTACGGTGGCCAGAAGGTCAACAAGGAGTTCACTGACATCGCTTCGACCGTGCAGGAGGGCTTCCAGTTCCTGCCGTTCAACGACTACGCCGCCAGCAGCTACGACAAGACCATGGGCAAAGCCATCGGCGACCGGGGCGATCTCAACGCTGCCTTGTCCGCTTGGCAGGATGACCTGGTGCAATACGCCAAGGGACAGGGCTTCACCGTTGCAAGCTGA
- a CDS encoding LacI family DNA-binding transcriptional regulator, whose translation MNDSAVGASPKEASKQALPRLADVAAHAGVSAKTVSRVVNNEANVRPQVRAQVLRSVAALGYRPNAAARALVTQRTHQIGLIATASSLYGPTAGLFSLEQAAWKAGYGLTLTTVREASEAQLEEAIHYLMVRGVEGVIVSGVAGALHLEASALTDMPLVTTSPITTESAKYVLVDSDQVAGTRTAVRHLYNSGHRRIAHLAGPLSWDSAAQRRDGWLQEVEDLGLNPGPLLEGDWSPKSGYEAALTLDRAAATAIVVANDHMAMGAIRAFTEQGMRIPNDISVIGFDDVPEAAYQMVPLTTVRQNFSSVAERSVRELIHLIEGREAENTSIHLPTELIVRASTAPYFGSLA comes from the coding sequence ATGAATGACAGCGCTGTCGGAGCATCACCGAAAGAAGCATCAAAACAGGCGTTGCCCCGACTTGCGGACGTCGCAGCTCATGCCGGGGTTTCCGCCAAGACGGTGTCCCGTGTCGTCAACAACGAAGCCAATGTGCGGCCGCAGGTCCGCGCCCAGGTCCTGCGTTCGGTGGCGGCCTTGGGTTATCGCCCGAACGCAGCTGCCCGTGCCCTGGTTACGCAACGGACCCATCAAATCGGGCTGATCGCAACCGCAAGCTCTCTTTACGGGCCCACCGCGGGATTGTTCAGCCTGGAACAGGCTGCCTGGAAGGCTGGCTATGGCCTGACACTCACCACGGTCAGAGAGGCGTCCGAGGCGCAACTTGAAGAAGCCATTCATTATCTGATGGTGCGTGGCGTTGAGGGAGTGATTGTTTCCGGTGTGGCGGGAGCCCTCCATCTCGAAGCGTCTGCCCTGACTGACATGCCCTTGGTCACCACGAGCCCCATAACGACCGAGTCAGCCAAGTACGTGCTGGTCGACTCGGATCAGGTGGCAGGCACGAGGACTGCCGTCCGCCATCTTTACAACTCCGGGCATCGTCGGATTGCGCACCTTGCCGGACCGCTTAGTTGGGACTCAGCAGCCCAGCGCCGCGACGGATGGCTGCAGGAAGTGGAGGACCTGGGACTAAACCCGGGCCCCCTCCTTGAAGGTGATTGGTCACCCAAGTCCGGATACGAAGCGGCACTGACCCTCGATCGGGCGGCCGCGACTGCCATCGTTGTCGCCAACGATCACATGGCGATGGGCGCCATCCGCGCCTTCACCGAGCAGGGCATGCGCATCCCAAATGACATATCAGTGATCGGCTTCGACGACGTTCCCGAAGCCGCCTACCAAATGGTTCCCCTCACGACGGTTCGCCAAAACTTTTCCTCCGTCGCAGAACGTTCCGTCCGCGAACTCATTCATCTCATTGAGGGACGCGAAGCGGAAAACACCAGCATTCACCTTCCCACCGAACTGATCGTGCGGGCATCCACCGCACCCTACTTCGGCAGTCTGGCCTGA
- a CDS encoding carbohydrate kinase, which translates to MANPKTTPHDTQRFLDVLVVGEALVDVVTTPDGQVEHPGGSPANVAYGLGLLGVATGLLTAIAPDARGTLIEEHLHRAGVTLLPGSKLLARTATTAAILGSDGSAEYDFDIHWELPPATPAYLPKILHTGSIATFLGPGAGVVKALMEQAHAQCTVTYDPSIRPSLLGSHAEAKGIFEELVSLTDVVKLSDEDAHWLYPNKTLEEIADHILRLGTGLAVITKGAEGSQFTSAAAGVTIPAVRTSVVDTIGAGDSYMAALILGLLTRGTEGFAPAVLEQLGRTAATAAAITVQRAGANPPTLDELKGAVEAPDSATSRPATEQTHGSTPVVASLP; encoded by the coding sequence ATGGCAAACCCCAAAACAACTCCCCATGACACCCAACGCTTCCTGGACGTCCTGGTCGTCGGCGAAGCACTCGTCGACGTGGTCACCACTCCGGACGGCCAGGTTGAGCATCCCGGTGGATCGCCGGCCAACGTCGCCTACGGCCTAGGGCTTTTGGGCGTCGCCACCGGGCTGCTGACGGCCATCGCCCCGGATGCACGCGGCACACTGATAGAAGAGCACCTACACCGGGCAGGAGTGACTCTCCTGCCGGGATCAAAGCTTCTCGCGCGCACGGCAACGACCGCAGCAATCCTTGGGTCTGACGGCTCCGCGGAGTACGACTTCGACATCCACTGGGAACTGCCACCAGCAACGCCTGCCTACTTGCCGAAAATCCTCCACACGGGTTCCATAGCCACCTTCCTGGGCCCGGGGGCGGGCGTGGTCAAAGCCCTGATGGAACAAGCCCACGCACAGTGCACCGTGACCTACGATCCGAGCATCCGTCCCTCGTTGCTGGGCAGCCATGCAGAAGCGAAAGGGATTTTCGAAGAACTCGTATCCCTGACCGACGTCGTGAAACTCAGCGACGAAGACGCCCACTGGCTCTATCCCAACAAGACCCTTGAGGAAATCGCCGACCATATCCTCCGGCTCGGCACCGGCCTGGCGGTCATAACAAAAGGGGCCGAAGGGTCCCAATTCACCTCCGCTGCCGCAGGCGTCACAATCCCTGCGGTGAGGACCTCGGTCGTGGACACCATTGGCGCTGGGGACTCCTACATGGCCGCGCTCATCCTTGGTCTCCTCACCCGCGGAACTGAAGGCTTCGCCCCTGCTGTCCTGGAGCAGCTGGGACGCACTGCAGCCACAGCGGCGGCCATCACCGTACAGCGGGCCGGAGCCAACCCGCCAACTTTGGACGAACTGAAAGGTGCAGTCGAAGCACCGGACTCCGCAACATCGAGACCCGCAACAGAACAAACCCACGGGAGCACTCCTGTAGTGGCTTCTTTGCCCTGA
- a CDS encoding glycoside hydrolase family 32 protein, with protein sequence MRPTYHFSVPDNWKNDPQRPIYIDGEYHYYYLYNGDYLQGGGGTSWRRATTTDHVSFRDRGVAIPKFSNDNGDCWSGCLVIDERNTAGYGENAVIALVTQAPQGRQAQYLWYSTDRGRSFQPGDPAPVLPNPGVQDFRDPKVIWDADRGQWFMVNAEGQKLGFYTSPNLRSWQRVGEFIRTDLGLLECPDLFQMTADDGTSHWVLGTSANGKGRGLPATYAYWIGSFNGTSFVPDQAEPEWLDYGYDFYGAVTYPHHDTSGAEDATLRRALGWANFWDYPHNTPTLATDAYNGDDMIVRDVRLKKDGTSYHLVSAPTAGLSDHVKQSHRLGDVTVTGTRDLDINSLAYDLNCELRWDPASPPANVGLEICRAAGGGRHVAAGAFLRGPFVYVNRRPTINPTGGESQTPFDPSAGRLTLRILVDRTSVELFVGDGRVVHSHRVFPLDGDNGIRLYAHEGTATFGNLTINEISALS encoded by the coding sequence ATGCGCCCGACTTATCACTTCAGCGTCCCCGACAACTGGAAAAACGACCCTCAGCGGCCCATCTACATCGATGGCGAATACCACTACTACTACCTCTACAACGGCGATTACCTGCAGGGTGGTGGAGGCACATCGTGGCGCCGCGCGACCACCACCGACCACGTCTCCTTCCGCGACCGCGGCGTCGCCATTCCAAAGTTCAGCAACGACAACGGCGACTGCTGGTCAGGATGCCTTGTCATCGACGAACGAAACACTGCCGGATACGGCGAGAACGCCGTGATTGCCCTCGTAACGCAGGCGCCCCAAGGCCGCCAGGCCCAATACCTCTGGTACTCCACGGACCGTGGGCGCTCGTTCCAGCCCGGTGACCCGGCCCCGGTCCTGCCCAACCCCGGAGTACAGGACTTCCGCGACCCGAAAGTGATCTGGGACGCCGACCGGGGTCAGTGGTTCATGGTCAACGCCGAAGGGCAGAAGCTCGGCTTCTATACATCCCCGAACCTGCGCTCCTGGCAGCGGGTCGGCGAGTTCATCCGCACTGATCTGGGGCTGCTTGAGTGCCCCGACCTTTTTCAAATGACCGCCGACGACGGTACTTCGCACTGGGTCCTCGGCACCAGCGCCAACGGCAAAGGCCGCGGCCTGCCCGCAACCTACGCGTACTGGATTGGGTCATTCAACGGCACCTCGTTTGTTCCCGACCAGGCCGAGCCGGAATGGCTGGACTACGGCTATGACTTCTACGGAGCAGTCACCTACCCACACCACGACACCTCCGGAGCAGAGGATGCCACCCTGCGCCGGGCGCTCGGGTGGGCGAACTTCTGGGACTACCCCCACAACACTCCGACCCTGGCGACTGACGCGTACAACGGTGACGACATGATCGTGCGCGATGTCCGGCTGAAGAAGGACGGCACCAGCTACCACCTCGTCTCAGCCCCGACAGCCGGCCTGAGCGACCACGTTAAGCAAAGCCACCGCCTTGGTGACGTCACTGTCACCGGCACCCGGGACCTCGATATCAACTCACTGGCCTATGACCTGAACTGTGAGCTGAGGTGGGATCCGGCCAGCCCGCCCGCCAACGTTGGCCTTGAGATCTGCCGTGCAGCCGGCGGGGGCCGGCACGTCGCAGCCGGCGCATTCCTCCGCGGCCCCTTCGTGTACGTGAACCGGCGACCCACCATCAACCCAACCGGCGGGGAAAGCCAGACGCCCTTCGACCCCTCGGCAGGGCGCCTAACGCTCCGTATCCTCGTTGACCGGACAAGCGTCGAACTGTTCGTAGGAGACGGACGGGTAGTGCACTCACACCGGGTGTTCCCCCTTGACGGCGACAATGGCATCCGTCTTTACGCACACGAGGGAACTGCCACCTTCGGCAACCTCACGATCAACGAAATCAGCGCGTTGTCATAA
- a CDS encoding ABC transporter ATP-binding protein — MSHTVHSPTRPDVSTRTPALEVRGLGKSFHTGGLFSSQTVRALHHVDLTIGRGEIVALVGESGSGKSTLARCVARLEKPSEGAILLDGVDVLKRDRFQASRTFRSRLQMVFQDPFGSLNPVHRVEHFLRRSLVIHGKGGSGRRGTEEQTRHRLEELMTTVGLQADMLNSYPHELSGGQRQRVAIARALAVEPQVILADEPTSMLDVSVRIGVLNLMRKLRDEQGISMLYITHDLASARYLADRTAVMFAGEIVEEGESLDLLANPAHPYTQLLVSAVPDPARAGSYDPVQRARLRQAVMDSTTCPFEGDPGQRCSAEEPVRHQVGDPLDRHWVRCHLYRPGAGGGHALSTEPQPAT; from the coding sequence ATGAGCCACACCGTCCACTCCCCAACACGGCCGGATGTTTCCACCCGGACCCCGGCCCTGGAGGTGCGCGGACTGGGAAAGTCATTCCACACCGGCGGCCTGTTCTCCAGCCAGACCGTCCGGGCACTGCACCATGTAGACCTCACCATCGGCCGCGGAGAAATCGTGGCACTCGTCGGGGAATCAGGTTCCGGCAAAAGCACCCTGGCCCGCTGTGTCGCGAGGCTTGAGAAACCCAGCGAAGGCGCCATACTCCTCGACGGCGTCGACGTCCTCAAACGCGACCGCTTCCAGGCCTCACGCACGTTCCGCTCCCGGCTTCAGATGGTCTTCCAGGACCCCTTCGGCTCCCTCAACCCCGTACACCGGGTCGAGCACTTCCTGCGACGGTCACTCGTGATTCACGGCAAAGGCGGCTCCGGCCGGCGCGGAACCGAAGAGCAGACCCGGCATCGTCTCGAGGAGCTCATGACCACCGTCGGGCTGCAGGCTGACATGCTCAACTCCTACCCCCACGAACTCTCAGGCGGGCAACGTCAACGGGTCGCCATCGCACGCGCGCTCGCCGTCGAACCTCAAGTCATCCTGGCCGACGAACCAACGTCCATGCTGGACGTCTCAGTTCGCATCGGCGTGCTGAACCTGATGCGGAAACTACGCGATGAACAGGGCATCTCCATGCTCTACATCACCCACGACCTCGCCTCAGCCCGGTACCTCGCGGACCGGACGGCTGTCATGTTCGCCGGCGAAATCGTGGAAGAGGGCGAATCCCTGGACCTGCTGGCCAACCCGGCCCACCCCTACACCCAATTGCTGGTCTCGGCTGTTCCGGATCCGGCCCGTGCCGGCTCCTACGACCCCGTTCAGCGCGCCCGGCTCCGGCAGGCTGTCATGGATTCCACCACCTGCCCCTTCGAAGGCGATCCGGGTCAGCGCTGCTCAGCCGAGGAACCCGTCCGGCACCAGGTGGGCGATCCGCTGGACCGCCACTGGGTCCGCTGCCACCTCTACCGGCCAGGCGCCGGCGGCGGCCACGCACTTTCAACGGAACCGCAGCCTGCAACCTGA
- a CDS encoding ABC transporter ATP-binding protein, with the protein MTVSQTSFGSHEPVLDVKNLTVKYIGDTRSTTAVDNVSFSIGAGEVFGLAGESGCGKSTIANSIMRLLKDPAKIAAGSISFGGRNVLAMSQDELRRFRWQDVAMVFQSAMNSLNPVLTIGEQMADIFTTHAGYSRQESLRRAAQLLELVRIDPGRLKSYPHQLSGGMRQRAVIAMAVALKPSLLILDEPTTALDVVVQQEIMAQIKDLQRELGFSVLFITHDMSLMVELSHRMAVMYGGRIVETAKAHDIYTTPGHPYTQALMGAFPPLTGPRVPLKGLPEGVKFRNIPDLTEIAPGHFVAPFDAEAAVFEGAAQ; encoded by the coding sequence GTGACCGTCTCCCAGACCTCCTTCGGCTCCCACGAACCAGTCCTCGACGTCAAGAACCTCACCGTCAAGTACATCGGAGACACCCGCTCGACCACGGCCGTGGACAACGTCTCCTTCAGCATCGGCGCCGGCGAGGTGTTCGGGCTGGCCGGCGAATCGGGTTGTGGAAAGTCGACCATCGCCAACTCAATCATGCGGCTGCTCAAGGACCCGGCGAAGATCGCTGCCGGCAGCATCTCCTTCGGAGGCAGGAACGTGCTGGCGATGAGCCAGGACGAGTTGCGCCGTTTTCGCTGGCAGGACGTTGCCATGGTGTTCCAGTCCGCCATGAACTCGCTGAACCCGGTGCTGACCATCGGGGAGCAGATGGCCGACATTTTCACCACGCACGCCGGTTACTCGCGCCAGGAATCCCTTCGACGCGCTGCACAGCTGCTGGAGCTGGTGAGAATCGATCCGGGCCGCCTCAAGTCGTATCCGCATCAACTCAGCGGCGGGATGCGGCAACGCGCCGTTATCGCCATGGCCGTCGCCCTGAAGCCGTCACTGCTGATTCTGGACGAGCCAACCACCGCGCTGGATGTGGTGGTGCAACAGGAAATCATGGCGCAGATCAAGGACCTCCAGCGCGAACTGGGCTTCTCCGTCCTGTTCATCACCCACGACATGTCCCTGATGGTGGAACTCTCCCACCGCATGGCCGTCATGTACGGCGGCCGCATCGTGGAGACCGCCAAAGCCCACGACATCTACACCACCCCCGGGCACCCCTACACCCAGGCCCTCATGGGCGCTTTCCCGCCGCTCACGGGCCCGCGGGTCCCGCTCAAGGGCCTGCCCGAAGGCGTGAAGTTCCGGAACATCCCGGACCTTACCGAAATTGCGCCGGGCCACTTCGTGGCACCGTTTGACGCCGAAGCCGCCGTCTTTGAAGGAGCAGCACAATGA
- a CDS encoding ABC transporter permease, producing the protein MTSVILQQPTEAKAARKTNRGFIHGLTTNKKAMTGMAIMLVFIVLALAAPMLFPGDPSRITGMASLEPDGEHWLGTTAKGQDVLALTVHGARSSLFVGLTVGFASTFVGILVGLASAYFGKFVDETLSLLTNVFLLLPGLPLLVILAAFLPPGLGTVVLVLTVTGWAGSARVLRSQALSIRSKDFVAAAVVSGERAGRIMFREILPNMASIVMGTLLACVIYGIGAQAGLEFLGLGDVSTVSWGNNLFWAGNEGALLTGSWWVFVPSGLCIALVAFALALINYAVDEVTNPRLRKIRKPATTERSAAQ; encoded by the coding sequence ATGACCAGCGTTATCCTCCAGCAGCCAACCGAAGCAAAAGCTGCCCGCAAAACCAACCGCGGCTTCATCCACGGACTCACCACCAACAAGAAGGCCATGACCGGCATGGCCATCATGCTCGTCTTCATCGTCCTGGCGCTGGCCGCGCCCATGCTGTTCCCGGGCGACCCCTCCCGGATCACCGGCATGGCCTCACTGGAACCGGACGGCGAGCACTGGCTCGGAACCACTGCCAAGGGCCAGGACGTGCTCGCCCTGACCGTCCACGGCGCCCGGAGTTCCCTGTTCGTGGGCCTTACCGTCGGGTTTGCGTCAACCTTCGTCGGTATCCTCGTCGGGCTGGCATCGGCCTATTTCGGGAAATTCGTCGACGAAACACTGTCGCTGCTGACCAACGTCTTCCTCCTCCTTCCCGGCCTGCCGCTGCTCGTCATCCTGGCCGCCTTCCTGCCCCCGGGACTGGGCACCGTGGTCCTGGTACTCACCGTCACCGGATGGGCCGGCTCGGCTCGCGTTCTCCGGTCACAGGCCCTGTCCATCCGTTCCAAGGACTTCGTAGCTGCCGCCGTCGTGTCCGGAGAGCGCGCCGGAAGGATCATGTTCCGCGAAATCCTGCCGAACATGGCATCAATCGTGATGGGGACACTGCTTGCCTGCGTCATCTACGGCATCGGAGCCCAGGCCGGCCTCGAATTCCTTGGCCTGGGGGACGTCAGCACCGTCTCCTGGGGAAACAACCTCTTCTGGGCCGGAAACGAAGGCGCCCTGCTCACCGGAAGCTGGTGGGTCTTCGTCCCCTCCGGCCTCTGCATCGCCCTGGTGGCATTCGCCCTGGCACTCATCAACTACGCAGTCGACGAAGTAACCAACCCGCGGCTGCGGAAGATCCGCAAACCCGCAACCACCGAAAGGAGCGCGGCACAGTGA
- a CDS encoding ABC transporter permease: MRFILRRLGFYLIAFWASITLNFLLPRFMPGDPVSRMFARSQDRMQPEQIEALRKLLGVDDRPIWEQYAGYLQNILTGQMGVSISRFPTPVTEVISSQIGWTLLLGGTALVIAAVVGNLLGILAAWRRGGAVDSALPPVLVFIGSFPYFWLAMGALYLFGVVLGWFPIRHAFTDGLEPAFTTEFLGDVAAHLVLPALTIVLVSIGGWMLGMRNTMIATNSEDYITMAEAKGLRPARIMLRYAARNAMLPSVTSFGMGLGFVVGGALLTEVVFAYPGVGYQLLNAVQGLDYPLMQGLFLTITAAVLLANFLVDILYVRLDPRVRSN, translated from the coding sequence GTGCGCTTCATCCTGCGCCGCCTGGGTTTCTACCTGATCGCCTTCTGGGCATCCATCACCCTGAATTTCCTGCTCCCCCGCTTCATGCCCGGGGACCCCGTCTCCCGAATGTTCGCCCGCTCCCAGGACCGTATGCAGCCCGAACAGATTGAGGCCCTGCGCAAGTTGCTTGGCGTAGACGACCGGCCCATCTGGGAACAGTACGCCGGCTACCTCCAGAACATCCTCACCGGGCAGATGGGGGTATCGATTTCACGGTTCCCCACCCCGGTCACCGAGGTCATCTCGTCCCAGATCGGCTGGACCCTGCTGCTCGGCGGGACCGCCCTGGTGATTGCCGCCGTCGTCGGTAACCTGCTGGGCATCCTGGCAGCGTGGCGCCGCGGCGGCGCGGTCGATTCAGCCCTGCCTCCCGTGTTGGTCTTCATCGGTTCGTTTCCATACTTCTGGCTCGCGATGGGCGCGCTGTACCTGTTCGGCGTGGTGTTGGGCTGGTTCCCGATCCGGCACGCGTTCACGGACGGCCTGGAGCCGGCGTTCACCACTGAGTTCCTCGGAGACGTCGCCGCCCACCTCGTACTCCCGGCGCTGACCATCGTGCTGGTCTCCATCGGTGGCTGGATGCTTGGAATGCGGAACACCATGATCGCCACCAACTCCGAGGACTACATCACCATGGCCGAAGCCAAGGGCCTCCGCCCGGCCCGCATCATGCTCCGGTACGCCGCCAGGAACGCGATGCTTCCGTCCGTCACCAGCTTCGGCATGGGCCTGGGCTTCGTCGTGGGCGGCGCCCTTCTCACCGAGGTGGTGTTCGCCTACCCCGGCGTCGGCTACCAGCTCCTCAACGCCGTCCAGGGCCTTGACTACCCACTCATGCAGGGCCTGTTCCTGACCATCACCGCCGCCGTGCTGCTGGCGAACTTCCTGGTGGACATCCTCTACGTCCGCCTCGACCCCCGCGTGCGCAGCAACTGA